In the genome of Phycisphaerae bacterium, one region contains:
- a CDS encoding LamG-like jellyroll fold domain-containing protein: MRRIKDPFVGEAAILSIITNLALAAASFGQDCFVWTQCASVGPPPRDAMGIAFDAARGKTVLFGGYGPTINRDTWLWDGATWTLASSTGPEARFLNAMAYDSQRARVVLFGGQGTSTGWKRDTWEWDGSTWISRSNFGPAARHGHALAYDSARGRTVLFGGYSPGGYLGDTWEWNGTTWTQRATTGPTPRDRHAMAFDESRGVTILFGGDGGSYDTWEWNGAVWTQTFVSAPTTIPYSKMAYDADRQRVILFAGPVNPGQAGSTWEWDGFSWVLRSTSGPDWRDNPGMAYDRQRRRLVLFGGGGGGAFNDTWERVNCSSVAGSALKFDGVDDTVRIPRTTVLEPTENLTIEAWIRPDPITDRHSRIVRSAGPFSCGYILSFQQSGEGQRIQLRLHNGDTCDDGFDGTVVVSDTDPTSTYYGDWHHVAGVYSASGNYARLYVDGILKGEVPGFGPLSYSGADVYIGNGPPSVDAEPFDGLIDEVRIWNVARSGAEIAQDYNRHIKPNTQGLVGYWRFDEPSNWGDAFDSSPFANHGTRGASLTPGTDDPARVTSTVPLISNPWLSDWLDYGGHRYRLTEPTIWSCAEAQAVAFGGHLVALNDQAEDVWVNSAFGPLVGGIGPWIGLYQPPGSAEPTGGWIWSNGDSVTYTNWLAAQPDNDAGNEHSAQSSPPSDTWNDLNGSVFGLNGIVEIIDCNGNGIGDPLDIQSGTSPDFDADGVPDECDNCPSIANPSQADCDMNGIGDACELDCDSDGTPDACELDTDTDGVPDDCDNCPAVANPNQSDCDFDGVGDVCQESCAIDTDSDGIVDCCDNCLLTPNPDQADGDNDDVGDACDKCPNVFNPSQDDTDSDALGDLCDNCPNVSNPGQEDCDADGEGDACPCPRRGDMNDDGVIDGADIRLFVEAALGG; this comes from the coding sequence ATGCGGCGGATCAAAGACCCGTTTGTCGGCGAGGCAGCGATACTCTCGATAATCACCAATCTCGCACTGGCGGCCGCGAGTTTCGGCCAAGATTGTTTCGTTTGGACACAGTGTGCCAGCGTCGGTCCGCCGCCGCGCGATGCCATGGGAATCGCCTTCGATGCCGCCCGCGGAAAGACCGTCCTTTTCGGCGGTTACGGACCCACGATCAATCGAGACACCTGGCTTTGGGATGGTGCTACGTGGACTCTCGCATCTTCGACGGGCCCCGAAGCTAGGTTTCTCAATGCCATGGCGTATGACAGTCAGCGCGCGAGAGTCGTGCTCTTTGGTGGCCAAGGCACCAGCACCGGTTGGAAGCGCGATACTTGGGAATGGGACGGCAGCACTTGGATTTCCCGCTCAAATTTCGGCCCCGCTGCCCGCCACGGGCATGCCCTGGCCTATGACAGTGCCCGCGGGCGCACAGTGCTATTTGGCGGTTATAGCCCGGGCGGCTATTTGGGTGATACCTGGGAGTGGAATGGGACGACGTGGACCCAGCGGGCCACCACAGGACCGACCCCGCGAGATCGGCACGCGATGGCCTTTGATGAGTCGAGAGGCGTAACTATCCTGTTCGGTGGTGATGGCGGGAGCTATGACACATGGGAATGGAATGGAGCCGTGTGGACACAGACGTTTGTTTCGGCTCCCACCACGATCCCCTATTCAAAGATGGCGTACGATGCGGATCGCCAACGAGTTATCTTGTTTGCCGGTCCCGTAAATCCAGGTCAAGCCGGAAGTACGTGGGAATGGGATGGATTCAGTTGGGTGCTTCGTTCGACGAGTGGCCCGGACTGGCGGGACAACCCTGGCATGGCATACGACCGGCAACGCCGTCGGCTGGTGCTGTTCGGAGGAGGAGGCGGAGGCGCGTTTAATGACACTTGGGAGCGCGTAAACTGTTCAAGCGTCGCCGGGAGTGCGCTTAAGTTTGATGGTGTGGACGACACGGTACGAATTCCTCGTACAACCGTGCTGGAACCGACCGAAAACCTCACAATCGAAGCGTGGATCCGGCCCGACCCCATCACGGATCGGCATAGCAGAATCGTGCGAAGCGCGGGGCCGTTTTCATGTGGGTACATTCTCTCGTTTCAACAAAGCGGAGAAGGGCAGCGGATACAACTTCGCCTTCACAACGGTGACACATGCGACGACGGGTTTGACGGGACCGTTGTTGTCAGTGATACGGATCCAACCAGCACATATTACGGGGACTGGCATCATGTTGCCGGCGTGTATTCCGCGAGTGGTAATTACGCACGACTGTACGTTGACGGTATACTTAAAGGGGAGGTGCCGGGTTTCGGACCTTTGAGCTACTCCGGGGCAGACGTGTATATCGGCAACGGGCCACCGTCTGTCGACGCTGAACCCTTTGATGGACTGATCGACGAGGTCCGAATCTGGAACGTGGCGAGATCAGGCGCCGAAATCGCGCAGGACTACAACAGGCATATCAAGCCCAATACCCAAGGACTGGTTGGATACTGGCGGTTCGACGAGCCATCGAACTGGGGCGACGCATTTGACTCTTCGCCCTTTGCTAACCATGGTACGCGCGGGGCTAGCCTTACCCCCGGAACTGATGATCCCGCTCGCGTAACCTCAACCGTCCCGTTGATATCGAATCCGTGGCTGTCGGATTGGCTCGACTACGGAGGACATCGCTATCGTCTCACTGAACCGACGATCTGGTCCTGCGCCGAAGCGCAAGCGGTCGCATTCGGCGGGCACTTGGTTGCCCTAAACGATCAGGCGGAAGATGTGTGGGTTAATAGCGCGTTCGGCCCGTTAGTCGGAGGAATCGGACCTTGGATCGGTCTATATCAACCACCCGGAAGCGCGGAGCCGACCGGGGGATGGATTTGGAGCAACGGAGATTCAGTTACGTACACGAACTGGCTTGCCGCCCAACCTGACAACGATGCCGGAAATGAACATTCCGCACAATCGTCGCCGCCGAGCGACACGTGGAATGATCTCAATGGATCAGTGTTTGGGTTGAACGGAATCGTGGAGATCATCGACTGCAACGGAAACGGCATTGGCGATCCGTTGGATATTCAGAGCGGTACGAGTCCGGACTTTGACGCGGACGGCGTTCCCGACGAATGCGATAATTGCCCTTCGATCGCCAATCCAAGTCAAGCTGATTGTGATATGAACGGCATCGGCGATGCCTGTGAGCTGGATTGCGATTCAGATGGGACCCCCGATGCCTGCGAGCTTGATACTGATACGGACGGTGTACCGGACGATTGCGACAACTGTCCGGCAGTCGCAAATCCGAATCAATCTGATTGCGATTTCGATGGAGTGGGCGATGTCTGCCAGGAAAGTTGCGCTATCGATACCGATTCGGATGGCATCGTCGATTGCTGCGACAACTGCTTGCTGACGCCCAACCCCGACCAAGCCGACGGCGACAACGATGATGTGGGCGACGCATGCGACAAGTGCCCCAACGTTTTCAACCCCAGCCAGGATGACACGGATTCTGACGCCCTCGGCGACCTGTGCGATAACTGCCCAAACGTGTCCAACCCCGGTCAGGAGGATTGCGATGCCGACGGCGAAGGCGACGCCTGCCCCTGCCCGCGGCGCGGCGACATGAACGATGACGGCGTCATCGATGGCGCCGACATCCGACTTTTCGTCGAGGCGGCGCTGGGCGGATAA